From Lolium perenne isolate Kyuss_39 chromosome 5, Kyuss_2.0, whole genome shotgun sequence, a single genomic window includes:
- the LOC127319571 gene encoding outer envelope pore protein 37, chloroplastic isoform X1 produces MAAPALLSAPPPMDEDGITPHVRSTPTPPPPPPGRALLRGRPPIRVTSEFDSERQLFSHRLSCRILDGLAKLRLRVHHGAAGGALPPEVALMARNFSVVVDTASRGAVLRGSTDLSGSLRLRAAHNTKNYQNGEQSYVHIGCSTHSLSMSCDYEYDNSIVSCIHMDKYFHLKYDSRKEGLGEVAVTTNLGDSPCKIELSSLVPPDGLPRATFVFPNGEVSFKEKKLDEGDRILSVNGLVKSHILNGVCTALYNDNVMNIKYRYKDDELSFIPSLTLPSNALSFAFKRQLTPSDKFSYRYNFDTNYWSAVYKGKASKHVKWKAGYESDERLGWASLWIGDAGGKTKEAPLKSKIQLMLKVPQDNIHNSSVMFRVKKRWDF; encoded by the exons ATGGCGGCGCCCGCTCTCCTCTCCGCGCCGCCCCCAATGGATGAGGACGGCATCACCCCCCACGTCCGATCAACCCCAAccccgcccccgcccccgccgGGGCGCGCTCTCCTGCGTGGGCGCCCGCCCATCAGGGTCACATCGGAGTTCGACAGCGAGCGCCAGCTCTTCTCCCATCGCCTCTCCTGCCGCATCCTCGACGGCCTCGCAAAGCTCCGGCTCCGCGTCCACCATGGGGCCGCTGGAGGAGCCCTGCCTCCCGAGGTTGCGCTCATGGCGCGGAACTTCTCCGTCGTCGTCGACACCGCCTCCCGCGGTGCCGTGCTGCGAGGCTCAACCGACTTGTCCGGCTCGCTGCGCCTTCGCGCGGCGCACAACACCAAG AATTACCAGAATGGAGAGCAATCTTATGTTCACATCGGCTGTTCGACACACTCTTTGTCTATGTCTTGTGACTATGAGTACGACAATTCCATTGTTTCTTGCATTCACATGGATAAGTACTTTCACTTGAAGTACGACAGTAGAAAG GAGGGACTAGGAGAAGTGGCAGTAACTACGAATCTGGGAGATTCACCATGCAAGATTGAGTTGTCATCTTTGGTTCCACCTGATGGATTG CCAAGAGCAACCTTTGTATTTCCCAATGGCGAAGTTTCTTTTAAGGAGAAGAAATTGGATGAGGGTGATAGAATTTTATCAGTAAATGGTTTAGTGAAGTCTCATATTCTGAATGGAGTTTGCACTGCATTGTACAATGATAATGTGATGAATATTAAGTATCGCTATAAG gATGATGAGCTATCATTTATTCCCAGCCTCACTTTACCGTCAAATGCACTATCATTTGCATTTAAGCGCCAGTTAACTCCTTCAGACAAGTTCAG TTACCGGTACAATTTTGACACAAACTACTGGAGCGCTGTCTATAAAGGAAAGGCCAGTAAGCATGTCAAGTGGAAAGCAGGTTATGAGTCAGACGAACGGCTTGGATGGGCATCTCTTTGG ATTGGGGACGCAGGTGGCAAGACAAAGGAGGCCCCCCTGAAGTCAAAAATCCAGCTTATGCTGAAAGTCCCCCAGGACAATATACATAATTCAAGTGTAATGTTCCGGGTGAAGAAAAGATGGGATTTTTAG
- the LOC127319570 gene encoding protein FAR1-RELATED SEQUENCE 5 has translation MAAARGEGDELIADYVDCLMSLDTNARSVQNGDLILGAPVVEAGVAASVGGIMEQDAMKDFAPPEAPKEPMLGMIFESDEAAKTFYNEYARCLGFPFRVGRSRRSKGADEVVVMKRFVCSREGMYTKKNPSSGEATKKRERMSMREGCNAMMEVVRESNHWVVSKLETAHNHDLGTCSRVGYLRAGGLLDGSDKITMMGSDRMLFPRQNVLGEGGDAQGLLDYLKKMQASDPAFFHVIQVDKNGCPMNVFWVDARAKLAYQHFGDAVTFDTTYKKNKYMMPFVTFSGVNHHLQPVMFGCALLMEETECSFVWLFETWLTAMRGKEPCSLVTDQNRAMKTAIGKVFPHTCHRFCKWHILSRTKQKLAHTYSEHPTLRDELESCVIRSETIDTFETTWMSILDAYDLRKNTWLQAIYNIRQKWVPLYQMDTFCAEISRAQKLETLNDFYNKYFGTKTTLEVFLTQFDLSIESRYEEEAKADMDTSLNLVTTKTASPIEKQAARTYTKAVFSKFQEEFTESLGYIIRKTKDGCISKYNIMKDEDSSDTFCVTYNASTKMAKCSCKYFESSGILCRHILGVFLIVDPRLLPPDYFLKRWTRKARDDGLFEYNGDNHHEDVCESIASRYDVLCADAIRCAEKGSGSETVYKAAKDILQKAYEEVIAYERNPVRVSQRDSININEDVMIDDTMTNQSLPDSGRKVTNLLGQFLGSSWSP, from the exons ATGGCAGCTGCAAGGGGTGAAGGCGATGAGCTCATTGCTGATTATGTTGATTGCCTCATGTCCTTGGACACCAATGCTCGGTCTGTCCAGAACGGTGATCTGATTCTCGGAGCTCCGGTTGTAGAAGCAGGCGTAGCTGCTTCAGTTGGCGGTATTATGGAGCAGGATGCCATGAAAGATTTTGCACCTCCAGAGGCTCCTAAAGAGCCAATGTTAGGTATGATATTTGAATCGGATGAAGCAGCAAAGACTTTCTACAATGAGTATGCCAGGTGCCTTGGATTCCCCTTCCGTGTCGGTAGGTCTCGCCGTTCGAAAGGTGCAGATGAGGTTGTCGTCATGAAGAGGTTTGTTTGCTCAAGGGAAGGCATGTACACGAAGAAGAATCCATCATCAGGTGAGGCTACAAAGAAGCGTGAGAGGATGTCTATGCGGGAAGGTTGCAATGCTATGATGGAGGTGGTCAGGGAATCAAACCATTGGGTTGTTTCCAAGCTTGAAACGGCTCACAACCATGACCTTGGCACCTGTAGCAGAGTTGGGTATCTTCGTGCTGGTGGTTTGCTTGATGGCTCCGATAAGATCACTATGATGGGCTCAGATAGGATGCTCTTTCCGAGGCAGAATGTTCTCGGGGAAGGCGGAGACGCTCAAGGTCTTCTTGATTATCTGAAGAAGATGCAAGCCAGTGACCCTGCCTTCTTCCATGTCATACAGGTCGACAAGAATGGCTGTCCAATGAATGTTTTTTGGGTCGATGCTAGAGCTAAACTTGCTTATCAGCATTTCGGGGATGCTGTTACATTCGACACaacatacaagaagaacaagtatatgatgcccTTTGTTACCTTCTCAGGAGTCAATCATCATCTTCAGCCTGTTATGTTTGGATGTGCATTGCTTATGGAAGAGACTGAATGCTCATTTGTTTGGCTATTTGAAACATGGTTGACAGCAATGAGGGGGAAGGAGCCATGTTCGCTAGTTACTGACCAAAATCGGGCCATGAAAACCGCAATTGGAAAGGTTTTCCCGCATACCTGTCACCGTTTCTGCAAGTGGCATATTTTGAGTAGAACCAAGCAGAAGTTAGCTCATACATACTCAGAACATCCTACTCTAAGAGATGAGTTAGAAAGCTGTGTTATTAGGTCTGAAACTATCGACACATTTGAGACAACATGGATGTCAATCCTTGATGCTTATGACCTGAGAAAGAATACATGGCTTCAAGCAATATACAATATCCGCCAAAAATGGGTTCCTTTGTACCAGATGGATACATTCTGTGCAGAAATATCTAGAGCACAGAAATTAGAAACCCTGAATGATTTCTACAATAAGTATTTTGGTACGAAGACAACGCTGGAAGTTTTTCTAACTCAATTTGATTTGAGCATAGAAAGCCGTTATGAGGAAGAAGCAAAAGCAGATATGGACACTTCTTTAAATTTGGTGACAACAAAGACTGCATCACCAATAGAAAAGCAGGCAGCACGTACCTACACCAAAGCAGTCTTCAGTAAATTTCAGGAGGAGTTTACAGAGTCTTTGGGGTATATTATTCGGAAAACTAAAGATGGCTGCATAAGCAAATACAACATCATGAAAGATGAAGATTCATCAGATACTTTCTGTGTGACGTATAATGCTTCCACTAAAATGGCGAAGTGTAGTTGCAAGTACTTTGAGTCCTCAGGTATTTTATGCCGTCATATTCTTGGAGTATTCCTAATAGTTGATCCACGTCTACTCCCACCTGATTACTTTTTGAAGCGCTGGACGCGGAAGGCCAGAGATGATGGCTTATTTGAATACAATGGTGATAACCATCATGAGGATGTTTGTGAGTCCATTGCAAGCCGTTACGATGTCCTATGTGCTGATGCCATCAGATGTGCTGAGAAAGGATCTGGATCAGAGACAGTGTACAAAGCAGCAAAAGATATCTTACAGAAGGCATATGAAGAGGTAATTGCTTATGAGAGAAATCCAGTTAGGGTGTCACAAAGGGATTCTATAAACATCAACGAGGATGTTATGATTGATGATACCATGACTAATCAGTCATTGCCAGATTCTGGGCGAAAG GTGACTAATTTGCTCGGCCAGTTTCTTGGTTCCTCTTGGTCTCCCTGA
- the LOC127319571 gene encoding outer envelope pore protein 37, chloroplastic isoform X2 — protein sequence MAAPALLSAPPPMDEDGITPHVRSTPTPPPPPPGRALLRGRPPIRVTSEFDSERQLFSHRLSCRILDGLAKLRLRVHHGAAGGALPPEVALMARNFSVVVDTASRGAVLRGSTDLSGSLRLRAAHNTKEGLGEVAVTTNLGDSPCKIELSSLVPPDGLPRATFVFPNGEVSFKEKKLDEGDRILSVNGLVKSHILNGVCTALYNDNVMNIKYRYKDDELSFIPSLTLPSNALSFAFKRQLTPSDKFSYRYNFDTNYWSAVYKGKASKHVKWKAGYESDERLGWASLWIGDAGGKTKEAPLKSKIQLMLKVPQDNIHNSSVMFRVKKRWDF from the exons ATGGCGGCGCCCGCTCTCCTCTCCGCGCCGCCCCCAATGGATGAGGACGGCATCACCCCCCACGTCCGATCAACCCCAAccccgcccccgcccccgccgGGGCGCGCTCTCCTGCGTGGGCGCCCGCCCATCAGGGTCACATCGGAGTTCGACAGCGAGCGCCAGCTCTTCTCCCATCGCCTCTCCTGCCGCATCCTCGACGGCCTCGCAAAGCTCCGGCTCCGCGTCCACCATGGGGCCGCTGGAGGAGCCCTGCCTCCCGAGGTTGCGCTCATGGCGCGGAACTTCTCCGTCGTCGTCGACACCGCCTCCCGCGGTGCCGTGCTGCGAGGCTCAACCGACTTGTCCGGCTCGCTGCGCCTTCGCGCGGCGCACAACACCAAG GAGGGACTAGGAGAAGTGGCAGTAACTACGAATCTGGGAGATTCACCATGCAAGATTGAGTTGTCATCTTTGGTTCCACCTGATGGATTG CCAAGAGCAACCTTTGTATTTCCCAATGGCGAAGTTTCTTTTAAGGAGAAGAAATTGGATGAGGGTGATAGAATTTTATCAGTAAATGGTTTAGTGAAGTCTCATATTCTGAATGGAGTTTGCACTGCATTGTACAATGATAATGTGATGAATATTAAGTATCGCTATAAG gATGATGAGCTATCATTTATTCCCAGCCTCACTTTACCGTCAAATGCACTATCATTTGCATTTAAGCGCCAGTTAACTCCTTCAGACAAGTTCAG TTACCGGTACAATTTTGACACAAACTACTGGAGCGCTGTCTATAAAGGAAAGGCCAGTAAGCATGTCAAGTGGAAAGCAGGTTATGAGTCAGACGAACGGCTTGGATGGGCATCTCTTTGG ATTGGGGACGCAGGTGGCAAGACAAAGGAGGCCCCCCTGAAGTCAAAAATCCAGCTTATGCTGAAAGTCCCCCAGGACAATATACATAATTCAAGTGTAATGTTCCGGGTGAAGAAAAGATGGGATTTTTAG